In Bacillus sp. DX3.1, the following proteins share a genomic window:
- a CDS encoding GNAT family N-acetyltransferase yields the protein MITFEKVTEETKMVVEEMFSSHCLREQAVQYCIKFDDTYIGLIDYMVQEEKARLSVLIIHNDYQSYGYGTNAYFTFEEMMKHRNVTCIEILQKDLTVQAKAFIEGLGFEDNNEVYMKHL from the coding sequence ATGATTACGTTTGAAAAAGTAACGGAAGAAACGAAAATGGTTGTCGAAGAAATGTTTTCTTCCCATTGTTTAAGGGAGCAAGCAGTTCAATATTGCATAAAATTTGATGATACATATATTGGTTTAATCGACTATATGGTACAAGAAGAGAAAGCTAGATTATCGGTTTTAATTATTCATAATGATTATCAAAGCTATGGATACGGAACAAATGCTTACTTTACATTTGAAGAGATGATGAAACATAGAAATGTAACGTGTATAGAAATACTACAAAAGGATCTTACTGTACAGGCAAAAGCTTTTATAGAAGGTCTCGGTTTTGAAGATAACAATGAAGTTTATATGAAGCACTTGTAA